A section of the Stenotrophomonas acidaminiphila genome encodes:
- a CDS encoding tagatose-6-phosphate ketose isomerase yields MDATLLTDLSAWQRLGGADTAAEIAQQPALWDALAADLGRDRERLQAFLGQRLSDPAQRVLFTGAGSSGFIAEMVADHINAQWPADVRAVHTTSLLTHPALYLQRERPTLLVSFGRSGSSPESVAAVERVRADVDDACFLDITCNADGELARRGAGRADTCTLLMPAASCDRAFAMTSSLSCMLLAALAVFERAPWNERGARIGQVAALARQGLRAWDAPVAALATQPFERVIYLASGPLEALAREAALKVLELTAGRVLAMANTPLGFRHGPKSTLDPRTLVVMLRSVQPLARRYEQDLLEELRGDGVAGRVLSLGPHSDIGAGDDFTLQVPALADAWLAPAWLPFAQLYALRRSAALGLTPDNPFPDGTVNRVVKGVTIHHG; encoded by the coding sequence ATGGACGCCACCCTGCTTACCGATCTATCTGCCTGGCAGCGCCTGGGCGGAGCCGATACCGCCGCCGAAATCGCCCAGCAGCCGGCGTTGTGGGACGCTCTGGCCGCAGACCTGGGGCGCGACCGCGAACGCCTGCAGGCGTTCCTCGGCCAGCGCCTGTCCGACCCGGCGCAGCGCGTGCTGTTCACCGGCGCCGGCAGCTCTGGCTTCATCGCCGAGATGGTCGCCGACCACATCAACGCGCAGTGGCCGGCGGACGTGCGCGCGGTGCATACCACCAGCCTGCTGACCCATCCGGCGCTGTATCTGCAGCGCGAACGCCCGACCCTGCTGGTGTCCTTCGGGCGCAGCGGCTCGAGCCCGGAAAGCGTGGCCGCGGTCGAGCGCGTGCGTGCCGACGTGGACGATGCCTGTTTCCTGGATATCACCTGCAATGCGGACGGCGAACTGGCGCGGCGTGGCGCCGGCCGCGCCGACACCTGCACCCTGCTGATGCCGGCGGCCAGCTGTGACCGCGCCTTCGCCATGACCAGCAGCCTGAGCTGCATGCTGCTGGCGGCGCTGGCGGTGTTCGAGCGCGCCCCGTGGAACGAACGCGGCGCGCGCATCGGCCAGGTCGCCGCGCTGGCGCGGCAGGGCCTGCGTGCATGGGACGCGCCGGTGGCCGCGCTCGCCACGCAGCCGTTCGAGCGGGTGATCTACCTGGCCAGCGGCCCGCTGGAGGCACTGGCGCGCGAAGCCGCGCTGAAGGTGCTGGAGCTCACCGCCGGCCGCGTGCTGGCGATGGCCAACACCCCGCTGGGCTTCCGCCATGGCCCCAAATCCACCCTCGACCCGCGCACCCTGGTGGTGATGCTGCGCAGCGTGCAACCGCTGGCGCGCCGCTACGAGCAGGACCTGCTGGAAGAACTGCGCGGCGACGGCGTGGCCGGCAGGGTACTGTCGCTCGGCCCGCATTCGGACATCGGCGCCGGCGACGACTTCACCCTGCAGGTGCCGGCGCTGGCCGATGCCTGGCTGGCGCCGGCGTGGCTGCCGTTCGCCCAGCTCTACGCGCTGCGCCGCTCGGCCGCGCTGGGGCTGACGCCGGACAACCCGTTCCCCGACGGCACCGTCAACCGCGTGGTCAAGGGCGTCACCATCCACCATGGCTGA
- a CDS encoding glycosyl hydrolase, with protein MHNRVRRLPLPVALLSVLLLPALPAQAEPVGNLRAVSAGDGRDGVRGWDLLTDTGTRVRIELPAADIVRVQAGRKGRLSGAGDKAAPIVLPQPTAAVQAQLEQDAQEIRVRTDALVLHVQRQPLRLRLERLDAGRPTALWQELQPLDLDAAQSVQVLSSQADEAFFGGGQQNGRFQFKGRELEISYSGGWEEGDRPSPAPMLLSSRGWGMLRNTWSDGSYDLRQPDQATLLHREDRFDAYYFVGADLPRLIERYTQLTGRPNMVARWALSYGDADCYNDGDNIKKPGSVPEGWSDGPTGTTPDVVDSVARQYREHDMPGGWILPNDGYGCGYKQLPETVQGLAKYGFRTGLWTENGVDKIAWEVGKAGSRVQKLDVAWTGQGYQFAMDANRQAFNGILDNSDSRPFLWTVMGWAGIQRYAVAWTGDQSSSWDYIRWHVPTLVGSGLSGMAYASGDVDAIFGGSAETFTRDLQWKAFTPVLMGMSGWSSNARKHPWWFDEPYRSINRDYLKLKMRLTPYMYGLVHEAAQTGAPPVRGLMWDYPRDPHARDETYKYQFLLGRDLLVAPVYRSQAASRGWRRDIHLPAGGWIDYWDGRRVQAGADGRQLDRQVDLATLPVFVRAGAILPMYPAMLFDGEKPLDEVTFDLYPQGDSQYTLYEDDGNTRRYQQGESSTQQIRVQAPAQGSGPVQVRIEAVQGEYRGQLAQRRYGLRVLNRQAPAAVRLDGRALPALADAAAFDAAGEGWYFDAGERRGTLHVRTAAVDIRQPLQLQLDFPVAAAAADDAFPAAPQQGRALPPDSLLVVNRPAEENGYPLENAFDDDPATWFRTVRNQAIRTGAHEWVIGFGERRMIDGIELAPRNDQHWKHGQVRDYEIYLADSNGEWGEPVARGRLPLKEGLQRVDFPAHAGRLLRFRVLGVQNPDGDGAAASDPMVSAAQGATARAVDALRPRDVGPIALSTFRILEQRRPERPARQQYLSRLPLPAALAGQVRADRAFRGDAGMRMNGLQFRSGLGVGADSRIDLALTGHWQLLRADLGIDDACRAAGGLQFQVWGDGRLLYDSGLVKAPGVVKPELDIRGLSALSLRTLGAQGSQPAQVCGNWANAVLIGEEGDSAELVAP; from the coding sequence GTGCACAACCGCGTACGACGTCTGCCACTGCCGGTGGCGCTGCTTTCCGTCCTGCTGCTGCCGGCGCTGCCGGCGCAGGCCGAGCCGGTGGGCAACCTGCGCGCGGTCAGCGCCGGCGATGGCCGCGACGGCGTGCGTGGCTGGGACCTGCTCACCGACACCGGCACGCGCGTGCGCATCGAACTGCCGGCCGCCGACATCGTCCGCGTGCAGGCCGGGCGCAAGGGCAGGCTGAGTGGTGCCGGCGACAAGGCCGCGCCCATCGTGCTGCCGCAGCCCACGGCCGCCGTGCAGGCGCAACTGGAACAGGACGCGCAGGAAATCCGCGTGCGCACCGATGCCCTGGTGCTGCACGTGCAGCGGCAGCCGCTGCGGCTGCGCCTGGAGCGGCTGGACGCTGGCCGGCCCACCGCCCTGTGGCAGGAACTGCAGCCGCTGGACCTGGATGCCGCGCAGAGCGTGCAGGTGCTGTCCTCGCAGGCCGACGAGGCGTTCTTCGGCGGCGGCCAGCAGAACGGCCGCTTCCAGTTCAAGGGCCGCGAGCTGGAGATTTCCTATTCCGGCGGCTGGGAGGAGGGCGACCGCCCGAGCCCGGCGCCGATGCTGCTCAGCTCGCGCGGCTGGGGCATGCTGCGCAACACCTGGAGCGATGGCAGCTACGACCTGCGCCAGCCCGACCAGGCCACGCTGCTGCACCGCGAGGACCGCTTCGACGCCTATTACTTCGTCGGCGCCGACCTGCCGCGGCTGATCGAGCGCTACACGCAGCTGACCGGCCGCCCGAACATGGTCGCGCGCTGGGCGCTGTCCTACGGCGATGCCGACTGCTACAACGACGGCGACAACATCAAGAAGCCCGGCAGCGTGCCCGAAGGCTGGAGCGATGGCCCCACCGGGACCACGCCGGACGTGGTCGACAGCGTCGCCAGGCAGTACCGCGAGCACGACATGCCCGGCGGCTGGATCCTGCCCAACGACGGTTACGGCTGCGGCTACAAACAACTGCCCGAGACCGTGCAGGGGCTGGCGAAGTACGGCTTCAGGACCGGCCTGTGGACCGAGAACGGGGTGGACAAGATCGCCTGGGAAGTGGGCAAGGCCGGCAGCCGCGTGCAGAAGCTGGACGTGGCCTGGACCGGCCAGGGCTACCAGTTCGCGATGGACGCCAACCGCCAGGCGTTCAACGGCATCCTCGACAATTCCGACTCGCGCCCGTTCCTGTGGACGGTGATGGGCTGGGCCGGGATCCAGCGCTACGCCGTGGCCTGGACCGGCGACCAGAGCAGCAGCTGGGACTACATCCGCTGGCATGTGCCGACCCTGGTCGGCTCGGGCCTGTCCGGCATGGCCTACGCCAGCGGCGACGTCGACGCGATCTTCGGCGGCAGCGCCGAGACCTTCACCCGCGACCTGCAGTGGAAGGCGTTCACCCCGGTGCTGATGGGCATGTCGGGCTGGTCGTCCAACGCACGCAAGCACCCGTGGTGGTTCGACGAACCCTATCGCTCGATCAACCGCGACTACCTCAAGCTGAAGATGCGCCTGACCCCGTACATGTACGGGCTGGTGCACGAGGCCGCGCAGACCGGCGCGCCGCCGGTGCGCGGGCTGATGTGGGACTACCCACGCGATCCGCACGCGCGCGACGAAACCTACAAGTACCAGTTCCTGCTCGGCCGCGACCTGCTGGTGGCGCCGGTGTACCGCAGCCAGGCCGCCAGCCGCGGCTGGCGCCGCGACATCCACCTGCCGGCCGGCGGCTGGATCGACTACTGGGACGGCCGCCGCGTGCAGGCCGGCGCCGACGGCCGCCAGCTCGACCGCCAGGTGGACCTGGCGACGCTGCCGGTGTTCGTGCGCGCCGGCGCGATCCTGCCGATGTACCCGGCCATGCTGTTCGACGGCGAGAAGCCGCTGGATGAGGTGACCTTCGACCTGTATCCGCAGGGCGATTCGCAGTACACGCTGTACGAGGACGACGGCAACACGCGCCGCTACCAGCAGGGCGAATCGAGCACCCAGCAGATCCGCGTGCAGGCGCCGGCGCAGGGCAGTGGCCCGGTGCAGGTGCGCATCGAGGCGGTGCAGGGCGAATACCGCGGCCAGCTGGCGCAGCGCCGCTACGGCCTGCGCGTGCTCAACCGGCAGGCACCGGCCGCGGTGCGGCTGGACGGCCGCGCGCTGCCCGCGCTCGCCGATGCCGCCGCTTTCGACGCGGCCGGCGAAGGCTGGTACTTCGACGCCGGCGAGCGCCGCGGCACCCTGCACGTGCGCACCGCGGCGGTGGACATCCGCCAGCCGCTGCAACTGCAGCTGGACTTCCCGGTGGCCGCCGCGGCAGCCGACGACGCGTTCCCGGCCGCCCCGCAACAGGGTCGGGCGCTGCCGCCGGACAGCCTGCTGGTGGTCAACCGCCCGGCCGAGGAGAACGGCTACCCGCTGGAGAACGCCTTCGACGACGATCCGGCCACCTGGTTCCGCACCGTGCGCAACCAGGCCATCCGCACCGGCGCCCACGAATGGGTGATCGGCTTCGGCGAGCGCAGGATGATCGATGGCATCGAACTGGCACCGCGCAACGACCAGCACTGGAAGCACGGCCAGGTACGCGACTACGAGATCTACCTGGCCGACAGCAACGGCGAATGGGGCGAGCCGGTCGCACGCGGCCGCCTGCCGCTGAAGGAAGGCCTGCAGCGCGTCGATTTCCCGGCCCATGCCGGCCGCCTGCTGCGCTTCCGCGTGCTCGGCGTGCAGAACCCGGACGGCGACGGTGCCGCGGCCAGCGACCCGATGGTCAGCGCCGCGCAGGGCGCCACGGCACGCGCCGTCGATGCGCTGCGGCCGCGCGACGTCGGCCCGATCGCACTGTCCACTTTCCGCATCCTCGAGCAACGCCGACCGGAGCGGCCGGCACGGCAGCAATACCTCTCCCGGCTGCCGCTGCCGGCCGCGCTGGCCGGCCAGGTGCGGGCCGACCGCGCGTTCCGCGGCGATGCCGGCATGCGCATGAACGGCCTGCAGTTCCGCAGCGGGCTGGGCGTCGGTGCCGACAGCCGCATCGACCTGGCACTCACCGGCCACTGGCAGCTGCTGCGCGCCGACCTCGGCATCGACGATGCCTGCCGCGCCGCCGGCGGCCTGCAGTTCCAGGTCTGGGGCGATGGCCGCCTGCTCTACGACAGTGGCCTGGTGAAGGCGCCCGGCGTGGTCAAGCCGGAGCTGGACATCCGCGGCCTGTCCGCGCTGAGCCTGCGCACGCTGGGCGCGCAGGGCAGCCAACCCGCCCAGGTCTGTGGCAACTGGGCCAATGCCGTGCTGATCGGCGAGGAGGGCGACTCCGCCGAACTCGTCGCCCCATGA
- a CDS encoding sugar kinase → MAEHIANACYGIDIGGTKIELVACDAALQVAWRKRIATPQGDYAGFLLAVQQLVADADAALGRGARAIGIALPGVRERASGRQLSANVPALTGQYVARDLQALLQRPLHFGNDLQCFALSEAHGGAAEGYPSMFGAILGTGAGGGYCVQGRLIGGFNGLAGEWGHWSVPANLLQRHGLPLLDCGCGLRGCVERYVSGSGVAMIERHLGGSAGNASDVIALAAAGDARARQALDIHRDLLGHSLAALVLALDPHVIVLGGGLSQYAPLYQQLPAAIAAHLFAGVQVPPIVPPRFGDAGGARGAALLACQPTFS, encoded by the coding sequence ATGGCTGAGCACATCGCCAACGCCTGCTACGGCATCGATATCGGCGGCACCAAGATCGAACTGGTGGCCTGCGATGCGGCGCTGCAGGTGGCCTGGCGCAAGCGCATCGCCACCCCGCAGGGCGACTATGCCGGCTTCCTGCTGGCCGTCCAGCAACTGGTCGCCGATGCCGATGCGGCACTGGGCCGGGGCGCACGGGCCATCGGCATCGCCCTGCCCGGGGTGCGCGAGCGCGCCAGCGGCCGCCAGCTCAGTGCCAACGTACCGGCCCTCACCGGCCAGTACGTCGCCCGCGACCTGCAGGCGCTGCTGCAGCGCCCGCTGCATTTCGGCAATGACCTGCAGTGCTTCGCACTGTCCGAAGCGCATGGCGGGGCCGCCGAGGGCTACCCCAGCATGTTCGGCGCGATCCTCGGCACCGGTGCCGGCGGCGGCTACTGCGTGCAGGGCCGGCTGATCGGCGGCTTCAACGGCCTGGCCGGCGAATGGGGCCACTGGAGCGTGCCCGCCAACCTGCTGCAGCGCCACGGCCTGCCGCTGCTCGACTGCGGCTGCGGCCTGCGCGGCTGCGTGGAGCGCTATGTCTCCGGCAGCGGCGTGGCGATGATCGAGCGCCACCTCGGCGGCAGCGCCGGCAACGCCAGCGACGTCATCGCCCTGGCCGCGGCCGGCGACGCGCGCGCGCGGCAGGCGCTGGACATCCACCGCGACCTGCTCGGCCACAGCCTGGCCGCGCTGGTGCTGGCGCTGGACCCGCATGTGATCGTGCTCGGCGGCGGCCTGTCGCAGTACGCGCCGCTGTACCAGCAGCTGCCGGCGGCGATCGCCGCGCACCTTTTCGCCGGCGTGCAGGTGCCGCCGATCGTGCCGCCCCGCTTCGGCGATGCCGGTGGCGCGCGTGGCGCCGCCCTGCTCGCCTGCCAGCCCACTTTTTCCTGA
- a CDS encoding glycosyl hydrolase, translated as MKRREFILAGAALAATSLLPETPAWARGRRLRLGMIGTGMRGQVLLKELLRRDDVDMVALCDIEPIMLGRATAMATRAGKPVPRTYGADGDANAWKRLLEQRGLDGVIIATPWELHAPMAIAAMQARVAVGCEVVAGITLQDHWDVLNTQLQTGTPYMLLENVCYRRDVMAALQMVREGLFGELVHLQGGYQHDLRGVKFNDGNPDHPYGSGVEFGPKGWSEARWRTEHSVTRNGELYPSHGIGPCAMYTGINRGNRFTHINAFASKARGLHEYTVAKSGGTTHPSTRVQFKLGDIVTTTLACANGETILLQHDTSLPRPYSLGFRVQGTKGLWMDLNHGIHIEGRSPPHEWEDFKAYQDQYEHPLWKQHADTAAGAGHGGMDWFVIHAFVEALKAQAPMPIDIFDAVTWSAITPLSEQSIGNGFQTLEFPDFTGGLWRQRKPIFAFDGRY; from the coding sequence ATGAAACGCAGGGAATTCATCCTGGCCGGCGCCGCGCTGGCCGCCACCAGCCTGTTGCCGGAGACCCCGGCCTGGGCGCGCGGACGCAGGCTGCGGCTGGGCATGATCGGCACCGGCATGCGCGGCCAGGTGCTGCTCAAGGAACTGCTGCGCCGTGACGACGTGGACATGGTGGCGCTGTGCGACATCGAGCCGATCATGCTCGGCCGCGCCACCGCCATGGCAACCCGGGCCGGCAAGCCGGTGCCGCGGACCTACGGCGCCGATGGCGATGCCAACGCCTGGAAACGCCTGCTGGAGCAGCGTGGCCTGGACGGGGTGATCATCGCCACGCCATGGGAACTGCACGCGCCGATGGCGATCGCGGCGATGCAGGCCAGGGTCGCGGTTGGCTGCGAAGTGGTGGCCGGCATCACCCTGCAGGACCACTGGGACGTGCTCAACACCCAGCTGCAGACCGGCACCCCGTACATGCTGCTGGAGAACGTGTGCTACCGCCGCGACGTGATGGCGGCGCTGCAGATGGTACGCGAAGGCCTGTTCGGCGAGCTGGTGCACCTGCAGGGCGGTTACCAGCATGACCTGCGCGGGGTGAAGTTCAACGACGGCAATCCCGACCATCCCTACGGCAGCGGGGTCGAGTTCGGGCCCAAGGGCTGGTCCGAGGCGCGCTGGCGCACCGAACACTCGGTCACCCGCAACGGCGAGCTGTACCCGAGCCATGGCATCGGCCCCTGCGCGATGTACACCGGCATCAACCGCGGCAACCGCTTCACCCACATCAATGCCTTCGCCAGCAAGGCGCGCGGGCTGCATGAATACACCGTGGCCAAGAGTGGCGGCACCACGCATCCGAGCACCCGGGTGCAGTTCAAGCTCGGCGACATCGTCACCACCACCCTGGCCTGCGCCAACGGCGAGACCATCCTGTTGCAGCACGACACCTCGCTGCCGCGCCCGTACTCGCTGGGCTTCCGCGTGCAGGGCACCAAGGGCCTGTGGATGGACCTCAACCACGGCATCCATATCGAGGGCCGCAGCCCGCCGCACGAGTGGGAGGACTTCAAGGCCTACCAGGACCAGTACGAGCACCCGCTGTGGAAGCAGCATGCCGATACCGCCGCCGGCGCCGGCCACGGCGGCATGGACTGGTTCGTGATCCACGCCTTCGTCGAGGCGCTCAAGGCGCAGGCGCCGATGCCGATCGACATCTTCGACGCGGTGACCTGGAGCGCGATCACGCCGCTGTCCGAGCAGTCCATCGGCAACGGCTTCCAGACCCTGGAGTTCCCGGATTTCACCGGTGGCCTGTGGCGCCAGCGCAAGCCGATCTTCGCGTTCGACG